The sequence TACCCCAATTGGAACTTATCCTTTCAACAAAAACTTTAAAAGTACCAGAAAGTAAGATAAGTAACACAAAATATAAATAAAGTAACACGATACGTTTGAGGTGTAATAAATGAAAGGTGCAATATTAGTTGGACATGGAAGTAGGCTCAGCTACAACAAAGAGCTATTAACAAAATTATCTGAAATCTTTAAAGACTATTTTGATGGGGGTATAATAGAGATTGGATTTATGGAAATGAATACTCCAAAGATAATGGATGCCGTAAATAGTGCTGTTAAGAAGGGTGCTGATGAATTGTATATAGTTCCAGTGTTTTTAGCAAAAGGCGTTCATACCACAGAAGACATTCCAAATGAAGTTGGAGGATTCGAGAATGGAAAAAGCACGATCGATATAGAGGGTAAAAAAGTAAAACTAATTTACTGTGAACCTATAGGCCCTGACAGAAGAATTGCTGAGATTCTTTGGGATAGAGTAAAGGAAAAATCTTAATGAAAAGGTTCATTATACTTGATATAAATCATGGTGGAGATTACCTAGCATCTATCCTAAAGGATCGGGGCTTCGAAGTAATTGTCTATGATATATATCAAAAGCGAGGGGAAAAACAACAAAAACTTGAGCAAAAAGGAATTAGAGTTCTTCAAGATGTCAACAGAGAATATCCAGACTACACTGTCGTATATCCTGTACATTGCCCCGACCATTTTCTTTCTTCTTTTTCTAATAATGAGAAATTAACTCACCATGAGCTAGTAAATTTTCTATTTAAGAGTAAAAAAAATACAGTTGAGATAACAGGCTCTAAGGGTAAAACAACGACTGCATATACCTTAGCTTTTCTTCTGTCGTTTGAAGAAGAATCATTCCTGAACTCATCAAGGGGTTTTGAAAGTTTTCTAGATGGTGAAACTAGGCCAATAGAGAAAACAAATTCTATATCTGCAGGGTATACTGCAAAGATATTATCAAACAATTACTCGAAATGTCATGTTTTTGAAGAAAGCCTAGGGGTATGCGGAGTAGGCGACATATCAATTCTAACAAGTATAAATCCAATTTACAATATAAAAGGTGGGAACGGTAATTCTCTAGATGCAAAAAAGCAATTATTTGAACTATCAAAAGAAAATATTATTATCGATTTGAAAGATAAAACTGCTAACAATTTAGCGAATAAATATAAAAAAGATGTATTTAGGATATGGGAAGATGTAAAAATAGAAATTCCCGATTATTTAGAGATTGGAAAGGACGTTAATTCTAGTATTTATTATAAGAATATAGAATTGAGATCAAAATTTAACGGCAATTATATACTAGTGGGCTATCTAAATCCTATATTGTTTAGTTTTATGGCCTTAAAGATATTCAATAAAAATCTAGAAAAAGCTTCTTCTTATTTGTCAAATTATAAAGGTGTCAAGAATAGGTTATCAGTTGTTACTGAAAATAGTTATACTAGAATAATCGATAAATCTGGAGGATTTTCGGAAGAAAGTCTAAGATATCTGTTATCTCTCTTAAAAAAGAATTACGATATGTTCTATAAAAATATTAATCTACTGATTGATTTAACTAATGTATCTCATTGCCAAAAAATAGATGTGGATCTCTTAGACGGCGTAATTGCAGAATTTGGCAATCTTATAGACAATGCATTTTTATTAGGGGACTATGATTTTGATAGATTTAAATACCTAAAAAATAGCACTGAACTTAATATACAAAAAGGGGATCTTTTAATAGAATGTGGTAAGTGATAAGATGAATATTTTGACTCCAAGACCTAATCCTATAGTTGCAGCCTTGTATACATTAAGAGATCTTGATGTCGATGTTGCAGTATTGCACGGCCCCTCTGGATGTGGATTTCGTGCAGCTAGATTACTAGAAGAAGATGGTATGAAAGTTGTAACGACTTCTATGTCTGAAGAGGATTTAATTTTTGGTGCAAGTGATAAACTAATCGAAGTATTACATGAAGTTGATGAACTTTTCTCACCAAAGACAATTGGCGTTGTTGGTTCTTGTGTGAGTATGATTATTGGTGAAAATGTAAAGAAAGCCATAATTGACTCTGGATTAAAGGATAAAGCGTTCTTTGTAGAAATCCATGGTTGTATGGGGGCTAATACTAGAGGCGCAATAGAAACTTTGAAAGCTGCAATGGAGTTCGGCCTAATTGATGAAAAAGAGTTCCAAAGACAAGAAAAGATGCTACTTTTAGCAACTGAAGTTGAATCAAATAGTGGCATGGCAAAGTCAAAGTATACTAGACCCTCAAGAGGTGCAGAACTTAAAACTGTTGCAGAACATATAATCAATCTATTAAAAGATAACAAAAAAATAGCAGTTATCCTGAATGCAAAAAAAGAAACTGCATATCTTTTTGCTGACATCCAACTCGCAATAAATTTAGCTTCAAAAAGGATAGGTGGTTCGGTTATTAATGTTGGTAATCTTTCTACGGAAGTAGGGCTCTCAAGAATAAAGAGATATGCAGAGGATATTAAAAATGATTTTGAATCGAATGGAATTTCTATTGAATATATTTCTGGGGGCATGGATGAGTACCCAATAGCCGGTAAAAATGCAATATCATATCTCAAGGACAAGGATTTTGACCTTCTTGTAGCAGTAGGTATACCTCAAGCTTTACCGGTAATAGATAAAGAGTCTATAGCAGTTACAAATGGCCCAAGAGAAGTTCACCCGCTTGAAGATGTAGGATATAAGTATGTAACAGTTGAAATTGCTTCACACTCAACTGTTATGGGCACAAGGGAGATAGTTCTTAGTGAACTTGGTGAAGCAATAAGAGATGCTGCAGGGATTCAATGAAACAGATTGCTATATATGGAAAAGGCGGAATAGGAAAATCATCAATATCCTCAAATCTTTCAGTCAATTTGGCTTCTGAAGGATACGAAGTTTTACTTATTGGTTGTGATCCCAAAAGTGACAGTACCATTAATCTCTTTGAAGGTAGAAGGATAGATACTGTTCTAGATCTTTACAAAAAAGGAATTACAGACCCAGATAAACTAGTTTTTGAAGGATATAATGGAGTAAAAAGTGTCGAGGTAGGAGGTCCTGCAGCAGGAGTAGGGTGTGCAGGAAGAGGAATTCTCGTCGCATTAAAAACTCTTAACAAAGATTACTACATTCAAAAAGGATTTGATATTGTAATATACGATGTCCCAGGAGACGTTGTATGTGGAGGATTTGCAGGACCGGCAAGAGAAGGGTATGCAGATGAGATCTACATAGTCACAAGTGGCGAATACCTATCAATATATGCGGCAAATAATATTGCAAAAGGATTATTTAATTTAAAAGTAAAGATGGGCGGGATAATAGGTAATATGAGAGGAATACAGAAAGAGGAAGAGAAAATTCAATGGTATGCAAAAGGTATAGACTCACAAATGATTAAAGCTGTTGAAAGAAATCCCAAAATCTACGAAAGTGAAATTGAGGGCAAAACTGTGCTAGAAAAATATCCAAATGACCCTCTAAATTTAAAATTTAAAGAAATTGGGGCGAAAATACTTGAAAATAAGAAAGCTAAAGTCCCAAATCCAATAACAGATGAAAAAATAAGATCAATACTTGGAGGCCTCTGTTGAACATACCTAGAGTCGTAATTGCTGGAACAGCGTCTGGAGTTGGCAAGACTTCAATTTCTTGTGGCATAATGAAAGCTTTATCAAAGAAAAATAATGTTGCCCCTTTCAAAATTGGGCCAGATTTCATTGACCCGATATACCATAGATTTGCCACGGGGAACTTCTCTAGAAATCTCGATACTTTTTTCATGGAAAAAGATGCACTCATAGAGAATTTTCAAAGAGGTGCAAAAAAGAAAGACATAGCAATTATTGAAGGAGTGAGGGGACTATACGAAGGAATAGATCCGATAGAAGAAGTTGGCTCGACGTCTCACGTTTCGAAGATTTTAGATTCTCCAGTAATCCTAGTTATGAACACTCGTTCACTAACAAAAAGTGCTGCTGCTTACATTAAAGGATTTCAAGCTCTAGATCCAAATGTCAAAATTAGAGGAGTTATTTTAAATCAAGTTAGAGATGAAACGCACTTTAAAAAATTACAAAAGGCCATAGAAACTTTTACTGATGTTGAAATAGTGGGATACATTGAGCGCGGTGCAATTTCGCTAAGCTCAAGACATCTTGGACTTGTGCCCTTAATTGAAAGAGACGATAGAGAAGAAGTTATGGAAAGTCTTGGAAAAGAAATTGAAAATAAAATCGACATTAATAAAATAAAAGATATTGCCAAAGAAGCAGAAGATTTAGAAGAAAAAAAAGGTCATTTGTTTCAAATAAATTCAGAATTAAAAAATAATAGAATTAATATTGGCGTACCATTTGATAAGGCTTTCAGCTTTTATTATAAAGAAAATATTGAAGCTTTAGAAGAAAATGGCGCTAAGATATCATATTTTAAACCTACGGAAGGAGATAATTTACCTGATGCCGACGGTTACTATATCGGAGGTGGGTACCCCGAAATATATCCAGAAAACATCTCAAATCACACTAGCTTTTTAAAAGATTTAAGGTCGGCTTTTGAAGAATCAAAGCCAATATATGGCGAATGTGGCGGATTAATGGTATTATCCAGATACTTAGAAGTAGACAATAAAAAATACCCTATGGCAGGAATATTTGACCAAGGAACCTTAATGAAAAAAAGTAAACAGGGTTTAAGCTATGTCATTGCACGGCCCACAGAAAAGCATTTCTTCTTAAAGGATATTGTGAAAGGCCATGAATTTCACTACTCCAAAATGGAACCAGTACCACAGAAAGAAGATTTTGCTTACAAGATACTAAGAGGTAAAGGAATAAATAATGTCTTTGACGGTTTAATTAAAAATAAATGTATTGGCTCGTATCTGCATATACATACTGGTGGCGCTCCTTCTTGGGCATCTTCCTTTCTAGAAAGTGTATAATAATAAATTACATTTCAAATCCAGGAGGCATCATTGGCATTTTTCCTTTCATGCCCCTGAGTTGTCTTTTGTTCATCCCTTTTAGGAACTTCTTAATCATTGCATACTGATTTAATAACTCCTTTACATCGCCTTGATTAGTTCCTGATCCTCTTGAAATTCTTCTTATACGTTCATGATTTATTATCTTTGGATTTTTCTTTTCTTGCATAGTCATTGAATCCATTATGATCCTAAATTTTGTAAGCTTCTCTTCTCCTACTTCAACCATGTCAGACGGAAGATTTGCGCCCATACCAGGTATCATAGATAAAACCTGTTTCAACGGGCCCATTTTACTTACCATTTCAAGCTGACTATACATATCAAATAGATCAAACTTACCTGAGAGTATCTTATCCTTGTCAAGTTTAGAATAATCCTCTGCTTCAGAAGCCTCTTTTACTTTCTCTAAAAGAGTCTCAAGGTCCCCAAGACCCAATAAACGTGAGACAAATCTTTTTGGGTCGAACGGTTCGATGGCATCGATTCTTTCCCCCGTTCCAATAAATTTAATAGGGGCGCCTGTTGCTGCCGCGGCGGATAATGCCCCGCCCCCTTTTGCTGAACCGTCAAGTTTTGTTACTATAATCGAACCTACGTTAGTTGCATTTGCAAATCCTTCAGCTTGAACAAAAGCTTGCTGGCCAATTGTGCCGTCTATAACAAGTGTGACTTCATCAGGATTAATTGTGTCGGAGATTTCAGTCATCTCGTCTATTAATCCTTTTTCTTCCTTATGTCTACCGGCCGTATCAACTAAAATTATGTCAGAAGCTTTTTCCTTGAAGAATCTTACTCCTTCTCTAGATAGTTTGATACTATCCTTTTCCTTTGGATCGCCAAATACAGGTATATTATTCTCAGCACAAAATTGTTTTAACTGTTCGAATGCTCCGGGCCTCCATGTATCGGCGCCTACAACGCCCACCTTAAATCCTCTTTTTTGGTAGAATCTGGCAAGTTTTCCAGTAGTTGTGGTCTTTCCGCTCCCTTGAATACCTACCATTAATACTACTTTTCCTTTTTTATCAGGGAGATGCTCTTTTTTTGTATCAGAGCCCATAAACTTTGAAAGTTCTTCGTAAACTATTTTGATTATGTGCTCTTTTCTTGAGACACCTTTAGGTAATTTTTCTTCAAGTGCCCTAGATTCAATGCTCTTTGATAATTCAAATACAAGCTTAACGTTGACATCAGACAACAAAAGTGCCTTTTGGATGTCCTTGACAAGTTCTTTTATTAGAGATTCATCAACTACTCCTGCCTTTGTTAATTTTCTCAATGCGCCACTTAAAGCACCTGAAAGAGAGTCTAAGACCATACAAACACCTAATTTATGACATTAATTTTGTTATAAAAAACTAATGGTCAATTTTCTTTTTTAAAGTAATAACAAATGTTCTACCCACAGGTTCTCTTTCGATTAATTCTTTCTTTTCAAGATTTGTTAGAATTTTTGTTATCTTAGCTTTTGAGAATCCTGTTATGCTTGATAGTTTCTTCTGTTTTATCTTTCCACCTTCATTTTTTATTATGCCGCATATTGTCATTTCATCCTCTGAAAGAAGCGATGACGGAATCTTAATCTCTTGAACTCTTACTCTTGGATATCTATAAAAGATAAATAGCCCTAGTGAGATTAATAATATTAAAACAAAAGCTAAAGGAAATACAATATTTGTACCAAATCCATTATTTTTCACAAGTGAATTGTACTTAATTTTAAACATCATGGGCGTTGAAGGAGATTTCATCTCCCATAGTACTATAATCCTTTTTCCATCGCTTTGCAGATACGTTGACTCGGGTATAATTGAAGATATATCCTCATTATTAATCCCATAAGCTGGAGGAAGTTTTATCCTGAAAATAAGATTTATAATGTTAGGATATACCAGATCCTTCGTGTATACAAATTCTTTTTTATTTATTTCAACTGCATTTGAAATAGTGTAGGTAATCTTTATGCTGTTTAGCTCATTTGGGATTAATGTTATTACTTGATCCGGAGGGGGACTAAGTTTTTCATCGTCGTATATTATTTCTAAATTTTTGTATCCTGTTGGAAGATAAAGATTAAAATCAATCTCCTCTTTTGGGTATAAGATAATATCCATCGATTCTTTTAATGAATGATCTTCCATTATCTCAACATCTATTTTTAAGTAGGTAATTTCAATTTGATTGTCAGCAGCTATTGGAACAAAAAATGCGTTGCCTATCAAAGACAGAAAAATTATAGAGGATAATAAGAATTTAAAGACTGGTTTGAGTTCTTTTATCATAATATTACCTGATACTAAAAGATATCATTAATCGGTATCTAATTTTTAGGATAACTTAAAATATATGATTTTTTGACCAAAATAATATATAAGGTTTTAGATAAATAATAATTAATTAGAATTATGTATCTTTGAAAAAAAATTCTTTGATAAATAAAAATATAAATTTTTGAGTTAAGTAAGATGTAAATAAGCACTATATGGGAGATTAATTTTAGAACCGGCAACAGATAAAACGATCTAAAGATATCAAGAGTTTATGGAGACTTCTTCAACAAAAGCATAATCTAAGCAACACGGTTCTTATTACCATTCATTTCTTATAGTGCTATCATTGTCGAAGTCATTTGGACTCCATCGATGTTTCTAATTTTTTCTGTAAGGAAAGGATCAAGGTCTTTTAACTGCTCCACATTTACTTTAACAACAATATCATATTCACCGTAAACTATATATGCTTCTTCAACTTCTTTCATACTTTTCAGACTATCGAGAATCTTTTTTTCTTTTCCAGCATCCCCCACTATGAG comes from Methanofastidiosum sp. and encodes:
- a CDS encoding signal recognition particle protein Srp54 translates to MVLDSLSGALSGALRKLTKAGVVDESLIKELVKDIQKALLLSDVNVKLVFELSKSIESRALEEKLPKGVSRKEHIIKIVYEELSKFMGSDTKKEHLPDKKGKVVLMVGIQGSGKTTTTGKLARFYQKRGFKVGVVGADTWRPGAFEQLKQFCAENNIPVFGDPKEKDSIKLSREGVRFFKEKASDIILVDTAGRHKEEKGLIDEMTEISDTINPDEVTLVIDGTIGQQAFVQAEGFANATNVGSIIVTKLDGSAKGGGALSAAAATGAPIKFIGTGERIDAIEPFDPKRFVSRLLGLGDLETLLEKVKEASEAEDYSKLDKDKILSGKFDLFDMYSQLEMVSKMGPLKQVLSMIPGMGANLPSDMVEVGEEKLTKFRIIMDSMTMQEKKNPKIINHERIRRISRGSGTNQGDVKELLNQYAMIKKFLKGMNKRQLRGMKGKMPMMPPGFEM
- the cfbA gene encoding sirohydrochlorin nickelochelatase, whose amino-acid sequence is MKGAILVGHGSRLSYNKELLTKLSEIFKDYFDGGIIEIGFMEMNTPKIMDAVNSAVKKGADELYIVPVFLAKGVHTTEDIPNEVGGFENGKSTIDIEGKKVKLIYCEPIGPDRRIAEILWDRVKEKS
- a CDS encoding Lrp/AsnC ligand binding domain-containing protein — protein: MVVAFALIVGDAGKEKKILDSLKSMKEVEEAYIVYGEYDIVVKVNVEQLKDLDPFLTEKIRNIDGVQMTSTMIAL
- the cfbB gene encoding Ni-sirohydrochlorin a,c-diamide synthase, which codes for MPRVVIAGTASGVGKTSISCGIMKALSKKNNVAPFKIGPDFIDPIYHRFATGNFSRNLDTFFMEKDALIENFQRGAKKKDIAIIEGVRGLYEGIDPIEEVGSTSHVSKILDSPVILVMNTRSLTKSAAAYIKGFQALDPNVKIRGVILNQVRDETHFKKLQKAIETFTDVEIVGYIERGAISLSSRHLGLVPLIERDDREEVMESLGKEIENKIDINKIKDIAKEAEDLEEKKGHLFQINSELKNNRINIGVPFDKAFSFYYKENIEALEENGAKISYFKPTEGDNLPDADGYYIGGGYPEIYPENISNHTSFLKDLRSAFEESKPIYGECGGLMVLSRYLEVDNKKYPMAGIFDQGTLMKKSKQGLSYVIARPTEKHFFLKDIVKGHEFHYSKMEPVPQKEDFAYKILRGKGINNVFDGLIKNKCIGSYLHIHTGGAPSWASSFLESV
- a CDS encoding MarR family transcriptional regulator, producing the protein MIKELKPVFKFLLSSIIFLSLIGNAFFVPIAADNQIEITYLKIDVEIMEDHSLKESMDIILYPKEEIDFNLYLPTGYKNLEIIYDDEKLSPPPDQVITLIPNELNSIKITYTISNAVEINKKEFVYTKDLVYPNIINLIFRIKLPPAYGINNEDISSIIPESTYLQSDGKRIIVLWEMKSPSTPMMFKIKYNSLVKNNGFGTNIVFPLAFVLILLISLGLFIFYRYPRVRVQEIKIPSSLLSEDEMTICGIIKNEGGKIKQKKLSSITGFSKAKITKILTNLEKKELIEREPVGRTFVITLKKKIDH
- the cfbD gene encoding Ni-sirohydrochlorin a,c-diamide reductive cyclase catalytic subunit encodes the protein MTPRPNPIVAALYTLRDLDVDVAVLHGPSGCGFRAARLLEEDGMKVVTTSMSEEDLIFGASDKLIEVLHEVDELFSPKTIGVVGSCVSMIIGENVKKAIIDSGLKDKAFFVEIHGCMGANTRGAIETLKAAMEFGLIDEKEFQRQEKMLLLATEVESNSGMAKSKYTRPSRGAELKTVAEHIINLLKDNKKIAVILNAKKETAYLFADIQLAINLASKRIGGSVINVGNLSTEVGLSRIKRYAEDIKNDFESNGISIEYISGGMDEYPIAGKNAISYLKDKDFDLLVAVGIPQALPVIDKESIAVTNGPREVHPLEDVGYKYVTVEIASHSTVMGTREIVLSELGEAIRDAAGIQ
- a CDS encoding P-loop NTPase encodes the protein MKQIAIYGKGGIGKSSISSNLSVNLASEGYEVLLIGCDPKSDSTINLFEGRRIDTVLDLYKKGITDPDKLVFEGYNGVKSVEVGGPAAGVGCAGRGILVALKTLNKDYYIQKGFDIVIYDVPGDVVCGGFAGPAREGYADEIYIVTSGEYLSIYAANNIAKGLFNLKVKMGGIIGNMRGIQKEEEKIQWYAKGIDSQMIKAVERNPKIYESEIEGKTVLEKYPNDPLNLKFKEIGAKILENKKAKVPNPITDEKIRSILGGLC